The following proteins come from a genomic window of Haloplasma contractile SSD-17B:
- a CDS encoding NAD(P)/FAD-dependent oxidoreductase, translating into MSNQYDVCVIGGGAAGMSAALGAIKNNAKRVLLVERDVELGGILQQCIHNGFGLHHFKEELTGPAYAEKVKNELLDTNVDVKLETTVTKITHDKKVHFMNEVDGYQVIDATSIIVAIGCRERSRHQIEIPGKRLSGIMTAGTAQRYLNIDGYLVGKRVFILGSGDIGLIMARRMTLEGATVVGVAELMPYSNGLNRNIVQCLHDYDIPLYLSHTVTKVEGNDRLERISISEVDDKFNVIEGSDKTFDVDTLLLSVGLIPENHLLNELNVEVNPITNGAYVDDHYQTNIPGVFACGNSLHVHDLVDFVSQEGFEAGKNAALYVTKKEQQSETITVKPKNNVRYIIPNSIHLNQDEKIELKFRVTKPFERAKLIVKQGEHTIREMKKSHLLPAEMESIEIDKSILSHDHSELTIEIDGGEKHV; encoded by the coding sequence ATGAGTAATCAATATGATGTTTGTGTAATCGGAGGCGGTGCAGCAGGGATGTCTGCAGCATTAGGAGCAATTAAAAACAATGCAAAGCGAGTACTGTTAGTTGAACGAGATGTTGAATTGGGAGGTATTCTCCAGCAATGTATTCACAATGGTTTTGGTTTACATCACTTTAAAGAGGAACTGACGGGTCCTGCCTATGCTGAAAAAGTAAAAAATGAATTATTAGATACAAATGTAGATGTCAAACTTGAGACGACGGTTACAAAAATTACTCATGATAAAAAGGTGCATTTTATGAATGAAGTCGATGGGTATCAAGTCATCGATGCAACTTCTATAATTGTCGCAATCGGATGCCGTGAACGCTCAAGACATCAAATTGAAATACCTGGTAAACGTTTATCTGGAATTATGACTGCAGGAACTGCACAACGTTATTTAAATATTGATGGATATTTAGTTGGTAAACGAGTATTTATTCTTGGTTCAGGTGATATTGGTTTAATTATGGCGAGACGAATGACGTTAGAAGGAGCAACTGTAGTGGGAGTCGCTGAATTAATGCCTTATTCAAATGGGTTAAACCGTAATATCGTCCAATGTCTTCATGATTATGATATTCCGTTATATTTAAGCCACACCGTTACAAAAGTAGAAGGAAACGATCGTCTAGAAAGAATTAGTATTTCAGAAGTGGATGATAAATTCAATGTGATTGAGGGATCTGATAAAACATTTGATGTAGATACATTATTGCTATCTGTTGGATTGATTCCAGAAAATCATCTCCTGAATGAATTAAACGTAGAGGTTAATCCTATTACAAACGGAGCTTATGTGGATGATCATTACCAAACAAATATTCCAGGTGTCTTTGCCTGTGGGAATTCTCTCCATGTACATGACCTTGTAGACTTTGTATCACAAGAAGGATTTGAAGCAGGAAAGAATGCGGCTTTATATGTAACAAAGAAAGAACAACAGTCTGAGACAATTACCGTTAAGCCAAAAAATAATGTTCGATATATTATTCCTAATAGTATACATCTAAATCAGGATGAAAAAATTGAACTAAAGTTCAGGGTAACAAAACCATTTGAACGTGCGAAATTAATTGTAAAACAAGGCGAACATACGATCCGTGAGATGAAAAAAAGTCACCTATTACCAGCCGAAATGGAAAGTATTGAAATAGATAAATCGATATTGTCACATGACCATTCTGAATTAACGATTGAAATTGATGGAGGCGAGAAGCATGTTTAA